One region of Vicia villosa cultivar HV-30 ecotype Madison, WI unplaced genomic scaffold, Vvil1.0 ctg.000251F_1_1, whole genome shotgun sequence genomic DNA includes:
- the LOC131625928 gene encoding uncharacterized protein LOC131625928 — protein MEFTSLPNLFLLLSFSILFLSSLHVQAKVTFKYCDKKEDYPVKVTGVEILPNPVVSGNPANFKISATSGKALYGGDVVIGVSYVGVPVHSETIDLCQEVSCPVANGNFVISHTQTLPSITPPGPYALKMTLKDDKGDLLTCIKFNFKIVFGSLVSDV, from the exons ATGGAGTTTACTTCTCTTCCCAATCTCTTCCTTCTTCTCTCCTTCTCAATCCTCTTCCTTTCTTCTCTTCACGTTCAAGCTAAAGTTACTTTCAAGTATTGCG ATAAGAAGGAAGATTATCCTGTCAAGGTGACTGGAGTTGAAATATTACCAAACCCTGTCGTCAGTGGCAACCCAGCCAATTTCAAGATCTCAGCTACCTCTG GTAAGGCTCTTTATGGTGGAGATGTGGTAATTGGAGTTTCCTATGTTGGTGTGCCTGTCCATTCTGAAACCATTGATCTATGTCAGGAAGTTTCTTGTCCCGTTGCTAATGGCAATTTTGTGATTTCTCACACCCAAACATTGCCTTCAATTACTCCACCG GGACCTTATGCTCTGAAGATGACACTGAAGGACGACAAGGGCGACCTGTTAACTTGCATcaagtttaattttaaaatcgtTTTCGGATCTCTCGTGTCTGACGTGTGA